One Leisingera sp. M658 genomic window carries:
- a CDS encoding peroxiredoxin, with amino-acid sequence MISVGDQLPDATLTLIGDNGPEQVQLSDKLKGRKVVLFAVPGAFTSTCHSAHVPSFIRTKDQFAAKGVEEIICLAGNDPFVMNIWGENTGATEAGITMLSDAECTLTEAIGMRLDVPSAGLIGRSLRYAMLVEDGEVKVLNKEENPGQCELSAGEGLLESMG; translated from the coding sequence ATGATTTCTGTTGGAGACCAACTGCCGGACGCGACACTGACGCTCATCGGAGACAACGGCCCCGAGCAGGTGCAGCTGTCAGACAAGCTGAAGGGGCGCAAAGTCGTGCTGTTCGCGGTTCCCGGCGCTTTTACCAGCACCTGCCATTCGGCGCATGTGCCCAGCTTCATCCGCACCAAGGATCAGTTTGCCGCCAAGGGTGTCGAGGAAATAATCTGCCTGGCGGGTAATGATCCGTTTGTGATGAACATCTGGGGCGAAAACACCGGTGCCACCGAGGCCGGGATCACCATGCTGTCGGATGCCGAATGCACGCTGACCGAGGCAATCGGCATGCGTCTGGACGTGCCCTCGGCCGGTCTGATCGGACGCTCGCTGCGCTATGCGATGCTGGTGGAGGACGGCGAGGTGAAAGTCCTCAACAAGGAAGAAAACCCCGGCCAATGCGAGCTTTCCGCCGGCGAAGGATTGCTGGAGTCAATGGGCTGA
- a CDS encoding glycerophosphodiester phosphodiesterase family protein: MKPVLPAAILTVPLAHRALHDAADGRPENSRAAIRAAIAAGYGIEIDLQLSSDGCAMVFHDNGLDRLAEASGPVRARTCSALQAIPLKGGDGEGIPELSEVLELVAGQVPLLIELKDQNGQMGLTDGALERATAEALKGYAGPVAVMSFNPNSVAELARLAPDIARGITTSAYDPAEWPELPRAVCDGLRGIPDFARTGSSFISHEAGDLPRPRVQALRNDGVPVLCWTVTSAAEETAARVFADNVTFEQYLSPLTS, encoded by the coding sequence ATGAAGCCCGTCCTGCCTGCCGCTATCCTGACTGTCCCGCTGGCCCACCGTGCGCTGCATGATGCCGCGGACGGGCGCCCGGAGAACAGCCGCGCTGCCATCCGGGCAGCAATTGCGGCGGGTTATGGGATTGAGATCGATCTGCAGCTGTCCAGCGACGGCTGTGCCATGGTCTTTCATGACAACGGTCTGGACCGGCTGGCGGAGGCCTCTGGTCCGGTCCGCGCCAGGACCTGCAGCGCGTTGCAGGCCATCCCGCTGAAGGGCGGTGACGGGGAAGGCATTCCGGAGCTGTCTGAAGTGCTGGAGCTGGTGGCAGGCCAGGTGCCGCTGCTGATAGAGCTGAAGGATCAGAACGGGCAGATGGGCCTTACCGATGGTGCGCTGGAGCGGGCCACGGCAGAAGCGCTGAAGGGCTATGCCGGTCCTGTGGCTGTGATGTCCTTTAACCCCAATTCAGTCGCGGAACTGGCCCGGCTGGCGCCGGATATTGCCCGCGGCATCACCACCAGCGCCTATGATCCCGCGGAATGGCCGGAGCTGCCCAGGGCGGTCTGCGACGGCCTGCGCGGCATCCCGGATTTCGCGCGCACCGGGTCGAGTTTTATCAGCCACGAAGCCGGCGATCTGCCCCGTCCGCGGGTGCAGGCGCTGCGCAACGATGGGGTGCCGGTGTTGTGCTGGACCGTGACCTCTGCGGCGGAGGAAACCGCGGCGCGCGTCTTTGCCGACAATGTGACGTTTGAACAGTACCTCTCGCCGCTAACATCTTGA
- a CDS encoding 4a-hydroxytetrahydrobiopterin dehydratase: protein MTEKLSDATRGPLLEPLFATGWEMVEGRDAITKIFKFSNFADAFGWMTRAAIWAEKWNHHPEWSNVYNRVTVVLTTHDVDGVSALDAKLARKMDGLFGEPQT, encoded by the coding sequence ATGACGGAAAAACTGTCCGACGCCACCCGCGGCCCGCTGCTGGAGCCGCTGTTTGCCACCGGCTGGGAAATGGTGGAGGGCCGGGATGCTATCACCAAGATCTTCAAGTTCAGCAATTTCGCCGATGCCTTCGGCTGGATGACCCGCGCCGCGATCTGGGCCGAGAAATGGAACCACCACCCGGAGTGGAGCAATGTCTACAACCGGGTGACGGTGGTTCTCACCACCCATGATGTGGACGGGGTCAGCGCGCTGGATGCCAAACTGGCGCGCAAGATGGACGGGCTGTTCGGCGAGCCGCAGACTTGA
- a CDS encoding VacJ family lipoprotein, which yields MPFHLRPLKFVSALILAVFAAGCAKQDPVARASGEVFDPYERTNRGIHAFNRGVDRLAFRPASKGYVAIVPAPMVTSFSHFAENLSMPGQMVNALLQGDLKLAGNAFSRFVINSTVGFAGLADPASEFNVPAVDTDFGETLHTWGVGEGAYVELPLLGPSTSRDAVGVAVDFFTNPLGYAEQNTADNITIYAEIVRRMGDRGNYSDTIDSILYESADSYAQSRLIYLQNRRFQLGDGEEIQEIDPFELNTEGF from the coding sequence ATGCCTTTTCATTTGCGACCGCTGAAATTTGTATCTGCGCTGATTTTGGCCGTTTTTGCGGCCGGCTGCGCAAAACAGGATCCGGTTGCGCGGGCCTCGGGTGAAGTTTTTGACCCTTATGAGCGCACCAACCGCGGAATTCACGCCTTCAACCGCGGCGTTGACCGGCTGGCCTTCCGGCCTGCCTCTAAAGGCTATGTGGCAATCGTGCCCGCGCCAATGGTGACCAGTTTCTCGCATTTTGCCGAGAACCTGTCGATGCCCGGACAGATGGTCAACGCGCTGCTGCAGGGCGATCTGAAACTGGCCGGCAATGCCTTTTCGCGGTTTGTGATCAACTCTACCGTTGGCTTTGCCGGGCTTGCCGACCCGGCCAGCGAATTCAATGTGCCTGCGGTCGATACCGATTTCGGCGAGACATTGCACACCTGGGGCGTCGGCGAAGGCGCCTATGTGGAGCTGCCCTTGCTGGGCCCTTCCACCAGCCGCGACGCGGTCGGGGTTGCCGTCGATTTCTTCACCAACCCGCTGGGCTACGCCGAGCAGAATACTGCCGACAATATCACAATTTACGCTGAGATCGTGCGCCGCATGGGCGATCGTGGCAACTATTCCGACACGATCGACTCGATTCTCTACGAGAGCGCCGACAGCTATGCGCAATCGCGCCTGATCTATCTGCAGAACCGCCGGTTCCAGCTGGGCGATGGCGAGGAGATCCAGGAGATCGATCCGTTCGAACTGAACACTGAAGGATTTTGA
- a CDS encoding type I secretion system permease/ATPase yields MNKSIYKSGYDELRAVRQQSRGLYWFTGIFSFFVNLLMLTGPLYMMQVYDRVLGSRSEATLLALSLLVVFLYGMMGLLDYARGRIMARVGARLQAALDHRVFDAMIRRSAVAQDPAAQTGLQDLESVQRLISSPVLTAAFDLPWTPVFLAGIALFHPWLGLLALGGGAVLVMIAILNQLFTRLPVQKANMTGHKANLMSEEIRNEAEMIQSMGMRGAAFGRWKQGRDAALTDSVTANDTGGGFTTLTKTLRLFLQSAMLGLGAYLVLQGEVTPGAMIAGSILMGRALAPIELGLGQWAMVQRALKGWHSLAELLAKVPEEAERTALPKPKALLEVQGMAVVPPGSKTPLLRNVSFRVQPGQAIGVIGPSGSGKSTLARALTGVWAPAAGSVRLDGAALDQYAPDVLGGHIGYLPQRVQVFDGTIAQNIARLQQQPDAEKVVEAAKKAAAHEMILKLPEGYDTKVTATGGRLSGGQMQRVGLARALYADPVIVILDEPNSNLDNEGSIALNQAIKQIKAEGRSVLIMAHRPAAIQECDMLLVIDKGTQTAFGPKDKVLQEMVANHQNIRQATGTGGVR; encoded by the coding sequence ATGAATAAAAGCATTTATAAGAGCGGTTATGATGAGCTTCGGGCGGTGCGGCAGCAGAGCCGGGGGCTGTACTGGTTCACCGGGATTTTCAGTTTCTTCGTGAACCTGCTGATGCTGACCGGGCCTCTGTATATGATGCAGGTCTATGACCGGGTGCTGGGCAGCCGCTCGGAGGCGACGCTGCTGGCGCTGTCGCTGCTGGTGGTGTTCCTCTACGGCATGATGGGGCTGTTGGATTATGCCCGCGGCCGGATCATGGCGCGGGTCGGGGCGCGGCTGCAGGCGGCGCTGGACCACCGGGTGTTCGATGCGATGATCCGGCGCTCGGCGGTGGCGCAGGATCCGGCGGCGCAGACCGGGCTGCAGGATCTGGAATCGGTGCAGCGGCTGATCTCCTCGCCGGTGCTGACCGCCGCCTTCGACCTGCCCTGGACCCCGGTCTTTTTGGCGGGCATTGCCCTGTTCCATCCCTGGCTTGGGCTGCTGGCCCTGGGCGGCGGCGCAGTGCTGGTGATGATTGCGATCCTCAACCAGCTGTTCACCCGGCTGCCGGTGCAAAAGGCCAATATGACCGGCCACAAGGCCAACCTGATGTCCGAGGAGATCCGCAACGAGGCCGAGATGATCCAGTCGATGGGCATGCGCGGCGCGGCTTTCGGGCGCTGGAAGCAAGGCCGCGATGCGGCGCTCACCGACAGTGTGACGGCCAATGACACCGGCGGCGGCTTCACCACGCTGACCAAGACGCTGCGGCTGTTCCTGCAGTCGGCGATGCTGGGGCTGGGCGCCTATCTGGTGCTGCAGGGCGAGGTGACGCCGGGGGCGATGATCGCGGGGTCGATCCTGATGGGCCGCGCCCTGGCGCCGATCGAACTGGGCCTGGGCCAATGGGCGATGGTGCAGCGGGCGCTGAAGGGCTGGCACAGCCTGGCCGAACTGCTGGCCAAAGTGCCGGAGGAGGCCGAGCGCACGGCGCTGCCGAAACCCAAGGCGCTGCTGGAAGTGCAGGGCATGGCGGTGGTGCCGCCGGGCAGCAAGACGCCGCTGCTGCGCAATGTCAGCTTCCGGGTGCAGCCAGGCCAGGCGATCGGGGTGATCGGGCCGTCGGGCTCGGGCAAATCGACCCTGGCGCGGGCGCTGACCGGGGTCTGGGCGCCGGCCGCGGGCTCGGTGCGGCTGGACGGTGCGGCGCTGGATCAATACGCGCCGGATGTGCTGGGCGGCCATATCGGCTATCTGCCGCAGCGGGTGCAGGTGTTCGACGGCACCATTGCCCAGAACATCGCCCGGCTGCAGCAGCAGCCGGATGCCGAAAAAGTGGTGGAAGCCGCCAAGAAGGCCGCCGCCCATGAAATGATCCTGAAACTGCCCGAAGGCTATGACACCAAGGTCACCGCCACCGGCGGGCGGCTGTCGGGCGGCCAGATGCAGCGGGTCGGGCTGGCCCGCGCGCTGTATGCCGATCCGGTGATCGTGATCCTGGACGAGCCGAACTCGAACCTCGACAATGAAGGCTCGATTGCGCTCAATCAGGCGATCAAGCAGATCAAGGCCGAGGGCCGCTCGGTGCTGATCATGGCGCACCGGCCCGCGGCGATCCAGGAATGCGACATGCTGCTGGTGATCGACAAGGGCACCCAGACCGCCTTTGGCCCCAAGGACAAGGTGCTGCAGGAAATGGTCGCCAACCACCAGAACATCCGCCAGGCCACTGGCACAGGAGGCGTGCGATGA
- a CDS encoding HlyD family type I secretion periplasmic adaptor subunit: MNGQSNWPARRPLIIGLLALLVLVGGFGSWSVLSSISGAVVATGRIEVDRNRQIVQHLDGGIVAEILVDEGDTVAEGATLIRLDANELTSQLVITEGQLFELMARRGRLEAERDTAAAITFEPELLEAAEVQPDVSDLTEGQRRLFEARKDTTAREIEQLEKRRTQIQEQIRGVEAQQTSMNVQLELIGEELESQQSLLDRGLAQAATVLNLRRTQASLEGQLGELVATEAQSEGRITEIDIEILKLATSQREEAISRLRDLRYQELELAENRRSLQGRLARLDITAPVSGIVYGLQVQTPRSVIRPADPVLYLVPQDRPLVIAAQVAPTDIDQLYTGQEVTLRFSALDQRSTPELFGHVTQVSADSFEDQGSGVSYYRAEIELNPGERGRLPAGTVLIPGMPVESYIRTDARSPLAYLVKPLADYFNKAFRES, translated from the coding sequence ATGAACGGGCAAAGCAACTGGCCGGCCCGGCGGCCGCTGATCATCGGCCTTTTGGCGCTGCTGGTGCTGGTGGGCGGCTTCGGCTCCTGGTCGGTGCTGTCGTCGATTTCCGGCGCGGTGGTGGCGACGGGGCGCATCGAGGTCGACCGCAACCGCCAGATCGTGCAGCATCTGGACGGCGGCATCGTGGCCGAAATCCTGGTTGATGAGGGCGACACCGTGGCCGAAGGCGCCACGCTGATCCGGCTGGATGCCAATGAGCTGACCTCGCAGCTGGTGATCACCGAGGGCCAGCTGTTCGAACTGATGGCGCGCCGCGGCCGGCTGGAGGCCGAGCGCGACACCGCCGCCGCGATCACCTTTGAGCCGGAACTGCTGGAGGCGGCTGAAGTGCAGCCGGATGTCAGCGATCTGACCGAGGGCCAGCGCCGCCTGTTTGAAGCCCGCAAGGACACCACCGCCCGCGAGATCGAACAGCTGGAGAAGCGCCGCACCCAGATCCAGGAGCAGATCCGCGGTGTGGAGGCGCAGCAAACCTCGATGAATGTGCAGCTGGAGCTGATCGGCGAGGAGCTGGAAAGCCAGCAGTCGCTTCTGGACCGCGGGCTGGCGCAGGCGGCGACGGTGCTGAACCTGCGCCGCACCCAGGCCAGCCTCGAGGGGCAGCTGGGCGAGCTGGTGGCCACGGAGGCGCAGTCCGAGGGCCGCATCACCGAGATCGACATCGAGATCCTGAAGCTGGCCACCAGCCAGCGCGAGGAGGCAATCAGCCGGCTGCGCGACCTGCGCTACCAGGAGCTGGAGCTGGCCGAAAACCGCCGCTCGCTGCAGGGGCGGCTGGCGCGGCTGGACATCACCGCGCCGGTCTCCGGCATTGTCTACGGGCTGCAGGTGCAGACGCCGCGCTCGGTGATCCGCCCCGCGGATCCGGTTTTGTACCTGGTGCCGCAGGACCGGCCGCTGGTGATTGCGGCGCAGGTGGCGCCGACGGATATCGACCAGCTGTACACCGGCCAGGAGGTCACCTTGCGGTTCTCGGCGCTGGACCAGCGCTCGACGCCCGAGCTCTTTGGCCATGTCACCCAGGTCTCGGCGGATTCGTTTGAGGATCAGGGCAGTGGGGTGTCCTATTACCGCGCCGAGATCGAGCTCAACCCCGGCGAACGCGGCCGCCTGCCTGCCGGCACGGTGCTGATCCCGGGGATGCCGGTGGAAAGCTACATCCGCACCGACGCGCGCTCGCCGCTGGCCTATCTGGTCAAGCCGCTCGCGGATTATTTCAACAAGGCCTTCCGCGAAAGCTGA
- a CDS encoding phospholipid-binding protein MlaC, whose amino-acid sequence MDRRKFLTGLGAGAAALIAAPQALWALTENSASTLINSLVGDINRVIDSGKGENAMFREFERIFQRYSDTSYIAAYALGVDGRRASSSQKKAFSKAFQGYISRKYGKRFREFIGGKLEVKGVKKVKKWYEVSTIAYLKGQSPFEVTFLVSDRSGQDLFFNMFIEGVNLLLTERTEIGAILDSHKGDIDALIAELKRLS is encoded by the coding sequence ATGGACCGCCGCAAATTCCTGACTGGCCTGGGCGCCGGAGCCGCTGCTCTGATTGCCGCACCGCAAGCCCTGTGGGCGCTGACCGAGAACAGCGCCAGCACGCTGATCAACAGCCTGGTTGGCGACATCAACCGGGTGATCGATTCCGGCAAGGGCGAGAACGCCATGTTCCGCGAGTTTGAGCGGATCTTCCAGCGTTACAGCGACACCTCCTATATCGCCGCCTATGCGCTGGGTGTGGACGGGCGCCGGGCGTCCTCGTCCCAGAAGAAGGCCTTTTCCAAGGCGTTCCAGGGCTATATCTCGCGCAAATACGGCAAGCGCTTCCGCGAATTCATCGGCGGCAAGCTGGAAGTCAAAGGCGTCAAGAAGGTGAAGAAATGGTATGAGGTGAGCACCATAGCCTACCTCAAGGGCCAGTCGCCGTTTGAAGTGACCTTCCTGGTGTCGGACCGCTCCGGCCAGGATCTGTTCTTCAATATGTTCATCGAAGGTGTGAACCTGCTCTTGACCGAACGCACCGAGATCGGCGCCATCCTGGACAGCCACAAGGGCGACATCGACGCGCTGATTGCAGAGTTGAAGCGGTTGAGCTGA
- a CDS encoding GNAT family N-acetyltransferase, whose translation MTQAQIEIRVLASLSQIAAEDWDACACPEAADGTRPLDPFTTHRFLSALEDSGSVGPGTGWQPQYLTAYQDGLLIACAPLYAKGHSQGEYIFDHNWAHAYEQAGGHYYPKLQVAVPFTPATGRRFLVRPGFDGIGHSALVQGAVQLAADNKLSSLHVTFCTQDEARMGAEMGLMRRSTQQFHWQNDGYADFEGFMRALSSRKRKNIRKERMQAQCFGGEIRVYQGDSLQPEHWDAFWEFYQDTGARKWGAPYLTRQFFDIAHHTMAQNMALILAERNGRYVAGALNFIGRETLYGRYWGCVEHHPCLHFELCYYQAIELAIALGLDRAEAGAQGEHKLARGYLPCETHSLHWIGDPGFAGAVERYLEAERAATEEEIEILTDYGPFRKAQVEEQE comes from the coding sequence ATGACCCAGGCGCAAATCGAAATCCGGGTGCTGGCCTCACTGTCGCAGATCGCGGCAGAGGACTGGGATGCCTGCGCCTGTCCTGAGGCGGCAGACGGCACCCGCCCGCTGGATCCATTTACCACCCACCGGTTTCTAAGCGCGCTGGAAGACAGCGGCTCGGTCGGGCCCGGCACTGGCTGGCAGCCGCAGTATCTGACCGCCTATCAGGACGGGCTGCTGATCGCCTGCGCGCCGCTTTACGCCAAGGGGCACAGCCAGGGCGAATATATCTTTGATCACAATTGGGCGCATGCTTATGAGCAGGCCGGCGGGCATTACTACCCCAAGCTGCAGGTCGCGGTGCCCTTTACCCCGGCCACGGGACGGCGTTTTCTGGTGCGCCCGGGCTTTGACGGTATCGGCCATTCGGCGCTGGTTCAGGGGGCGGTGCAGCTGGCAGCCGACAACAAACTGTCCTCGCTGCATGTGACCTTTTGCACCCAGGACGAGGCAAGGATGGGGGCGGAGATGGGGCTGATGCGCCGCTCTACCCAGCAGTTTCACTGGCAAAACGACGGTTATGCCGATTTCGAAGGTTTCATGCGGGCGCTGTCCTCGCGCAAGCGCAAGAACATCCGCAAGGAGCGGATGCAGGCGCAATGTTTCGGCGGCGAGATCCGGGTCTATCAGGGGGACAGCCTGCAGCCTGAGCATTGGGATGCCTTCTGGGAATTTTATCAGGACACCGGTGCGCGAAAATGGGGCGCGCCTTATCTGACGCGGCAATTCTTCGATATCGCCCATCACACGATGGCGCAGAATATGGCGCTGATTCTGGCAGAGCGCAACGGGCGCTATGTTGCAGGTGCCTTGAATTTCATTGGCCGTGAAACGCTTTACGGGCGTTATTGGGGCTGTGTTGAGCACCATCCCTGCCTGCATTTCGAGCTGTGTTATTATCAGGCGATAGAGCTGGCGATAGCCCTGGGGCTTGACCGGGCTGAGGCGGGCGCGCAGGGTGAACACAAGCTGGCGCGCGGCTATCTGCCGTGCGAAACACACAGCTTGCACTGGATCGGCGATCCCGGGTTTGCCGGGGCCGTCGAACGCTACCTCGAGGCTGAACGGGCCGCCACCGAGGAAGAGATTGAAATCCTGACCGATTACGGCCCGTTCCGCAAAGCCCAAGTGGAGGAGCAAGAATGA
- a CDS encoding RidA family protein, with translation MSIEAKLKELGVTLPEAPAPAANYVPFVVSGDMVYIAGQISADENGLITGKLGADLNVEAGQAAAKRCAIALLAQLKAACGGDLDRLVRVVKLGAFVNSAPDFTGQPMVVNGASDFLVEALGDIGRHARSAVGSVSLPLGVAVEIDGVFQIK, from the coding sequence ATGAGCATTGAAGCAAAACTGAAGGAGCTCGGGGTGACCCTGCCCGAAGCACCGGCACCGGCGGCGAACTATGTGCCTTTTGTGGTTTCGGGCGATATGGTTTACATCGCGGGCCAGATCTCGGCCGATGAAAACGGGCTGATCACTGGTAAGCTGGGTGCTGATCTGAACGTTGAGGCCGGCCAGGCTGCAGCCAAGCGCTGTGCAATTGCGCTTCTGGCCCAGCTCAAGGCAGCTTGCGGCGGTGATCTGGACCGGCTGGTGCGGGTCGTTAAGCTGGGTGCATTTGTGAACTCGGCCCCTGACTTCACCGGCCAGCCGATGGTGGTGAACGGCGCCTCCGACTTCCTGGTCGAAGCCCTGGGCGACATTGGCCGCCATGCCCGTTCGGCGGTCGGCTCGGTGTCGCTGCCGCTGGGTGTTGCAGTGGAAATCGACGGCGTTTTCCAGATCAAATGA